The proteins below are encoded in one region of Clostridium pasteurianum DSM 525 = ATCC 6013:
- a CDS encoding efflux RND transporter periplasmic adaptor subunit has protein sequence MKKKIITGIIIVAVIVGIVGLRVSAKNKGSFTTVRTTTVTKGNINAYLSTTATIKSKNTKSYFAPQQSKVKTVNVKVGDKVKKGDVLVTYEVQDTSSAVKQAQLNLENARSQKQELLDTQSSNNQKLADTNKDIKDTENQINELKNQQKSDPNFDKTGGSTKLQQLNSTLTQLKTTKQSITDLTEKLKQADNQIALAQLNLDTASKNANESVDKNVADFDGVVVEVNATEGSSQVVGTSAAGGVSSGAAVVIADQSNFKAQVNLDKYSASEVKAGQTVDLTFANKDYKGKVSFVAPTAQTTTSTTGQNTTLPADIDIDAPQDGLVEGFDADVNILTGEVNDAIRVPAESIKTDKSGKNYVFIVSNDKAVQKEVQLGLQSDTQAQINSGVKVGDKVILNPSASIQNGTAVKDSKSTGGK, from the coding sequence ATGAAGAAGAAAATTATTACTGGTATTATAATAGTGGCAGTTATTGTAGGTATTGTGGGACTAAGAGTGTCTGCTAAAAATAAGGGCAGCTTCACAACCGTTAGAACTACTACAGTTACAAAGGGAAACATAAATGCCTATCTTTCTACAACCGCCACAATAAAATCTAAAAACACCAAGAGTTATTTTGCACCACAGCAATCCAAAGTTAAAACTGTTAATGTAAAAGTAGGAGATAAAGTAAAAAAAGGGGATGTATTAGTTACATATGAAGTTCAGGATACTTCTTCAGCAGTAAAGCAGGCTCAGCTAAACTTAGAAAATGCTAGAAGCCAAAAACAAGAACTTTTAGATACACAGAGCAGTAACAATCAAAAATTGGCTGATACTAACAAAGACATAAAGGACACTGAAAATCAGATAAATGAACTGAAAAATCAACAAAAAAGTGATCCTAATTTTGATAAAACTGGAGGCTCAACTAAACTTCAGCAATTAAACTCTACATTAACTCAATTAAAAACCACAAAACAATCCATAACAGATCTTACCGAAAAATTAAAGCAGGCTGATAATCAAATTGCCTTGGCACAATTGAATTTGGATACAGCCAGCAAAAATGCCAATGAAAGTGTAGATAAGAATGTAGCAGATTTCGATGGAGTAGTTGTGGAGGTTAATGCTACGGAAGGAAGTTCACAGGTTGTGGGAACATCGGCAGCAGGTGGTGTATCCTCAGGAGCAGCGGTAGTTATTGCAGACCAAAGCAATTTTAAAGCACAGGTGAATTTAGATAAATACAGTGCATCAGAAGTTAAAGCTGGACAAACTGTGGATTTGACTTTTGCAAATAAAGATTACAAGGGTAAAGTGTCCTTTGTAGCACCAACAGCACAGACAACTACATCTACCACAGGTCAAAATACAACTCTTCCAGCAGATATAGACATAGATGCTCCACAGGATGGCCTTGTGGAAGGATTTGATGCAGATGTAAATATATTAACCGGTGAAGTGAATGATGCTATAAGAGTTCCTGCTGAAAGTATCAAAACAGATAAGTCAGGAAAGAATTATGTGTTTATTGTTTCAAATGATAAAGCAGTTCAAAAAGAAGTACAACTTGGTTTACAGTCAGATACTCAGGCACAGATAAATAGCGGAGTTAAAGTTGGTGATAAAGTTATACTTAATCCTAGTGCTTCAATACAAAATGGTACTGCGGTAAAAGATTCAAAGAGTACAGGGGGTAAGTAA
- a CDS encoding patatin-like phospholipase family protein, whose product MKVDAVFQGGGVKGIAFVGAVNYLEEQHYQWNNLAGTSAGSIVAALLAAGYTGKELKEIMMDMNYVKMLKKNILNEIPVVGNIFQLVNDYGVYDSSVIENWMFQRLWEKGKTKFKDLKKDGIILKIIAADVTKRRILILPDDLKDYGIDPDEFSIALAVRMSSSIPFFFKPVKLKYNNKINYIVDGGLISNFPIWIFDDDGGGAPKWPTFGFRLVNDCEKNVVQRKSNLLTYSMDVINTAFDRDEEVYVADKNSVRTINIPTAGVNSTDFDLSKKKTIELYNSGYNSAKTFLEKWDFADYVLRYCK is encoded by the coding sequence ATGAAGGTTGATGCGGTATTCCAAGGAGGAGGAGTTAAGGGTATAGCTTTTGTAGGAGCTGTAAACTATCTTGAAGAACAACATTATCAGTGGAATAATTTAGCTGGAACTTCTGCAGGGTCCATTGTGGCTGCTCTTTTAGCAGCAGGATACACAGGAAAAGAATTAAAAGAAATTATGATGGATATGAACTATGTAAAAATGCTAAAAAAAAATATATTGAATGAAATTCCTGTAGTAGGAAATATTTTTCAATTAGTAAATGACTATGGAGTATATGACAGCAGTGTAATAGAAAATTGGATGTTTCAAAGGTTATGGGAAAAGGGGAAAACTAAATTTAAGGATCTAAAAAAGGATGGAATTATATTAAAAATAATTGCAGCAGATGTTACCAAGAGGAGGATTTTAATTCTGCCAGATGATTTAAAGGATTATGGTATAGACCCAGATGAATTCAGTATTGCACTGGCAGTAAGAATGAGTTCAAGTATTCCATTTTTTTTTAAACCGGTGAAGTTAAAATATAACAATAAAATAAATTATATTGTAGATGGAGGACTTATAAGCAATTTTCCTATATGGATATTTGATGATGATGGCGGTGGTGCACCTAAATGGCCTACTTTTGGTTTTAGATTAGTAAATGATTGTGAAAAAAATGTAGTACAGAGAAAAAGTAATTTACTCACTTATTCAATGGATGTTATAAATACTGCTTTTGACAGAGATGAGGAAGTTTATGTAGCAGATAAAAATAGTGTTAGAACTATTAACATTCCAACGGCGGGAGTAAATAGTACAGATTTTGATCTATCTAAGAAAAAGACAATTGAATTGTATAATTCCGGATACAATAGTGCTAAGACATTTCTAGAAAAATGGGATTTTGCTGATTATGTATTAAGATACTGTAAGTAA
- a CDS encoding ABC transporter ATP-binding protein produces the protein MIEVTDIVKKYVTGDINFTALKGVNLKIEKGEFTSIMGPSGSGKSTFMNILGCLDKMDSGVYTLNGKDVSNLSGNELAAVRNKEIGFVFQAFNLLPRLTILENVALPMVYAGVPAKERRERSLEALEKVGLGDRVKHRPNEISGGQKQRVAIARAIVNRPNVIMADEPTGNLDTKSTFEIMKIFQDLNDEGSTVVMVTHEPDVAVYTKRIVRFKDGEIISDEEVKDRIRL, from the coding sequence ATGATTGAAGTTACAGATATAGTTAAGAAGTATGTAACTGGAGATATAAATTTTACTGCATTAAAGGGTGTCAACTTAAAAATTGAAAAGGGAGAATTTACTTCAATTATGGGACCTTCTGGATCTGGAAAATCTACTTTTATGAATATATTAGGTTGTCTTGATAAAATGGACAGCGGAGTATATACATTAAATGGAAAAGATGTTTCGAATCTAAGTGGAAATGAGCTGGCAGCGGTAAGAAACAAAGAAATAGGGTTTGTATTTCAGGCTTTTAATTTACTTCCCAGATTGACTATATTGGAGAATGTTGCCCTTCCTATGGTATATGCAGGTGTTCCTGCAAAGGAAAGAAGAGAAAGATCCTTGGAAGCTTTGGAAAAGGTAGGGCTTGGAGATAGAGTTAAACACAGACCTAATGAAATATCTGGAGGTCAAAAGCAAAGGGTTGCCATTGCAAGAGCTATAGTTAATAGACCCAATGTTATTATGGCAGATGAACCCACAGGAAATTTAGATACAAAATCAACTTTTGAAATAATGAAGATATTTCAGGATTTAAACGATGAAGGTTCTACTGTGGTTATGGTAACCCATGAACCAGATGTGGCTGTTTATACTAAGAGAATTGTAAGATTTAAGGACGGAGAAATAATTTCTGATGAAGAGGTAAAGGACAGGATAAGGTTGTAA
- a CDS encoding nitrogenase component 1, translated as MDMCSEQQRTACALGGIYTALAIDNVLPVLHCGPGCQSQAASILGGCNGGQNAYSYQESIIPCTDFGESDVIFGGKQRLKKIIQGALENYKADMIIAVGGCTASIIGDDMEEVASYFSESRVPVLHAEIPGFKGNNLYGHSEILKSIIDQYLEPSSTIDKGQVNVWGIVPYYDTMWNGILEEIENMFNSIGLNANIIYGYEKGIDNLKKIPQAEFNLVLSPWVDLDIAKELKRRFNTPFFHYPAVPIGPTETSRFLRELADYVSLDRKVVEDYIKRQEDRYYYYINRSLGWIYHCRPLIKKYVIVSSASAALSTTRFLINDLGFIPEKIYIVEDVPKEYQEKIKEYFQNVEFEHTIDVFFTGDPGIAFSELKNRKSPEKFVLLGSSWDDALAQNLKIPFIPISAPYGDVIIGNKNYFGYTGGISLFADYYTAVANKSGFGVTV; from the coding sequence ATGGATATGTGCTCAGAACAGCAGAGAACAGCCTGTGCTCTCGGTGGAATATATACAGCTCTTGCCATTGACAATGTTTTGCCTGTTTTACATTGCGGACCCGGTTGCCAGAGTCAGGCAGCATCAATACTTGGAGGATGTAATGGTGGACAAAATGCCTATTCTTATCAGGAGAGTATTATACCTTGTACAGATTTTGGTGAATCTGATGTAATATTTGGAGGCAAACAGCGTTTGAAAAAAATAATACAAGGTGCTTTGGAAAACTACAAAGCTGATATGATTATTGCTGTAGGAGGATGTACAGCATCCATCATAGGTGATGATATGGAGGAAGTTGCAAGTTATTTTTCTGAAAGCAGAGTGCCTGTTTTGCATGCAGAAATACCGGGCTTTAAGGGAAATAATTTATATGGCCATAGTGAAATTTTAAAATCTATAATAGATCAATATTTAGAGCCCTCATCAACTATAGATAAGGGACAGGTAAATGTTTGGGGAATAGTTCCCTATTACGATACCATGTGGAATGGTATATTAGAGGAAATTGAAAATATGTTCAATTCTATAGGACTAAATGCAAATATAATTTATGGTTATGAAAAGGGAATAGATAACCTAAAAAAAATACCTCAGGCAGAATTTAATTTGGTTTTATCTCCATGGGTGGATTTAGATATTGCAAAAGAACTGAAAAGACGTTTTAATACTCCTTTTTTCCATTATCCTGCAGTTCCTATAGGACCTACGGAAACCAGCAGGTTTCTTCGTGAATTGGCAGATTATGTTTCCCTAGATAGAAAAGTAGTTGAGGATTATATAAAAAGACAAGAAGATCGATATTACTATTACATTAATAGATCTCTCGGGTGGATTTATCACTGCAGACCACTTATAAAAAAATATGTAATAGTCTCCAGTGCCTCTGCAGCACTATCAACAACAAGATTTTTAATTAATGATCTGGGATTTATACCTGAAAAAATTTATATAGTTGAGGATGTACCAAAGGAATATCAGGAAAAAATAAAAGAGTATTTTCAGAATGTAGAATTTGAACATACAATTGATGTATTCTTTACAGGTGATCCTGGTATAGCCTTTAGTGAACTAAAAAACAGGAAGTCACCAGAAAAATTTGTTCTTTTGGGTTCTTCCTGGGATGATGCATTGGCTCAGAACTTAAAAATACCCTTTATACCAATATCAGCTCCTTATGGGGATGTTATTATAGGAAATAAAAATTATTTTGGATATACAGGAGGTATAAGTTTATTTGCTGATTATTACACAGCCGTTGCCAATAAAAGCGGATTTGGAGTAACTGTTTAA
- a CDS encoding ABC transporter permease gives MSFLESFKIALESIKANKMRSFLTMLGIIIGIASVIAIVSLGQGGQSAVTDEFNKIGATTVTVSVDASKAQQSDYINLKDTDQIKNNVDVIRYVSPVFQAGGFAVTDTKSKNANITGATVDYAYIQNYDIVYGRYYNEMEQNEGKAVAVIDENAAKQMFGYSDAVGKTMNIGPGNAGKKVTIIGIKASSAMFGGGPNNMPISVDVPISFLQTTYADNFKISSMVLSADAKDNAEAAGDSAVSILESRHNNRGKDVYTATNLFQQLEEINKVLGIFTSFIGAVAAISLLVGGIGVMNIMLVSVTERTREIGIRKAIGATTKNIMLQFLTESVIISIIGGIIGMIIGIGGAELAGMAVDVTPVVSPVVVILAILFSSAVGIFFGIYPAKKAAALDPIEALRYE, from the coding sequence ATGAGTTTTTTAGAGAGTTTTAAAATAGCTCTTGAAAGCATTAAGGCAAATAAAATGAGATCTTTTCTCACAATGCTGGGAATTATCATAGGAATAGCCTCTGTAATAGCAATTGTATCTCTTGGTCAAGGAGGACAGAGTGCTGTTACAGACGAATTCAATAAAATAGGAGCAACTACGGTTACTGTAAGTGTAGATGCCAGCAAAGCTCAGCAGAGTGACTATATTAACTTAAAGGATACAGATCAGATAAAAAACAATGTGGATGTTATAAGATATGTAAGCCCTGTATTTCAGGCTGGAGGATTTGCAGTAACTGATACTAAGTCTAAAAATGCAAATATAACTGGTGCTACTGTAGATTATGCTTATATTCAAAATTATGATATAGTTTATGGCAGATATTATAATGAAATGGAACAAAATGAAGGAAAAGCAGTAGCTGTAATTGATGAAAATGCAGCAAAACAGATGTTTGGATATTCGGATGCTGTAGGTAAGACTATGAATATTGGTCCTGGAAATGCAGGTAAAAAGGTTACTATTATAGGTATAAAGGCATCTTCAGCTATGTTTGGGGGCGGTCCTAATAATATGCCCATTAGTGTGGATGTGCCTATAAGTTTTCTTCAAACTACTTATGCTGATAATTTTAAAATAAGCAGTATGGTTTTATCGGCAGATGCTAAAGACAATGCAGAGGCTGCTGGGGATAGTGCAGTAAGTATTCTTGAAAGCAGACATAATAATCGTGGAAAGGATGTATATACTGCCACTAATTTATTTCAGCAGCTGGAAGAAATAAACAAGGTATTGGGTATATTCACAAGTTTTATAGGAGCTGTTGCTGCCATTTCTCTACTAGTTGGAGGTATAGGGGTTATGAATATAATGCTTGTATCTGTAACTGAGAGGACCAGGGAAATTGGTATAAGAAAGGCTATTGGAGCCACTACTAAGAATATAATGTTACAATTTTTAACGGAATCTGTTATAATTTCTATTATTGGTGGGATAATTGGAATGATAATTGGAATAGGCGGAGCTGAACTGGCTGGCATGGCGGTGGATGTTACTCCAGTGGTATCACCTGTTGTAGTAATTCTTGCTATATTATTTTCCTCTGCTGTGGGAATATTCTTTGGAATATACCCTGCTAAAAAGGCAGCAGCACTGGATCCTATTGAAGCCTTAAGATACGAGTAA
- a CDS encoding IS91 family transposase — protein MQGVIKQIFVDNWEKFSEIYKGKIRANISREVDKMINCKSLDNGFIEFKCENCGHIKRVGFSCKSRFCTSCGKKKSEEWSDEMVARLINSKHRHMVFTIPQELRIYFARDRKLLSLLPKCSAKAIMSWFRDLNKKECFTPGIISVIHTFGRDLKWNPHVHLIVTEGGAGEITIWRNTKHINYTALRKRWQKILLDEIGINLKSGKKEFKKLKNKLYKRLENGFYVYGKGEIKTAKQAGKYVGRYTARPAIAESRIIKYDGKKVTFRYERHEDGEEVVEEIDVIDFIGRVIRHIPEKNFKMIRYYGIYAKNTRHKNKFFKLVNEKVAEFKRKINNWQTRILLTFGVNPLKCEKCGTQMKFHDIYYKNVSVREKFKEKIIGENKIKIEEIMYNYGVIKGIIRDKIEPLYV, from the coding sequence ATGCAAGGTGTTATAAAACAAATATTTGTGGATAATTGGGAAAAATTCAGTGAGATATATAAAGGGAAAATTAGAGCTAACATAAGTAGAGAAGTTGATAAGATGATTAATTGTAAATCCTTAGATAATGGATTTATTGAGTTTAAGTGTGAAAATTGTGGTCATATAAAAAGAGTTGGATTTAGCTGTAAAAGTAGATTTTGTACCTCATGTGGTAAGAAAAAATCTGAAGAATGGTCTGATGAAATGGTGGCAAGACTTATTAACTCAAAGCATAGACATATGGTATTTACAATTCCACAGGAACTTAGAATATATTTTGCTAGGGATAGAAAACTATTATCATTATTACCTAAATGTTCAGCAAAAGCAATTATGAGCTGGTTTAGAGATTTAAATAAAAAAGAATGTTTTACACCAGGAATAATCTCAGTAATTCATACTTTTGGAAGAGACTTAAAATGGAATCCACATGTTCACTTAATTGTCACCGAAGGTGGTGCTGGAGAAATTACAATTTGGAGGAATACAAAACATATAAATTATACAGCACTAAGGAAAAGATGGCAAAAAATATTGTTAGACGAAATAGGAATTAATCTTAAAAGTGGAAAAAAAGAATTTAAAAAATTAAAAAATAAGCTATATAAAAGGTTAGAGAATGGATTTTATGTATATGGAAAAGGTGAAATAAAAACAGCAAAGCAAGCAGGAAAGTATGTTGGAAGATATACAGCAAGACCAGCTATCGCTGAATCAAGAATAATAAAGTATGATGGTAAAAAAGTAACTTTTCGTTATGAAAGACATGAAGATGGTGAAGAAGTTGTAGAGGAAATAGATGTTATTGATTTTATAGGTAGAGTAATAAGACACATACCAGAAAAGAATTTTAAGATGATAAGATATTATGGAATATATGCTAAAAACACAAGACATAAAAATAAATTTTTTAAGTTGGTAAATGAAAAAGTTGCTGAGTTCAAAAGAAAAATTAATAATTGGCAAACAAGAATACTTCTTACATTTGGAGTGAATCCATTAAAATGTGAAAAGTGTGGAACACAGATGAAATTTCATGATATATACTATAAAAATGTAAGTGTAAGAGAAAAATTTAAAGAGAAAATAATAGGTGAAAACAAAATAAAAATTGAAGAGATAATGTACAATTATGGTGTGATTAAGGGAATAATTCGTGATAAAATAGAGCCATTATATGTATAA
- a CDS encoding nitrogenase component 1, translating to MALRLDIPESQSREQRLGSITGYHGTFKNLINQGCSGCLTNKKRCFSTASSCSHTHAVNQLAAIKDVVVVDHAPAGCSSGMINFSINRNRVNFNKSGEKKHLVVVSSNMKESDTIFGGIKKLKNAIREAYRRHKPKAIYVSTSCTSSIIGDDVNSVVQEMSEELGIVVGYAASEGIKSKIWASGFDAYCHAVANTIIKVPKEKKNTINYIAFTRIDRERMDYYIEKLGLKVVYITGNSSIEDYERASKSIASFGQCGAQSSYLAGALEQLFGIKYFQSHLPFGGIGFERFYMDIAKFVKKEDIAKEVIRQYREKYENELNYIKNKLKGKTAFVALGASYAFEYTRILRELGVKVLHTVAYHYDPKLDNQSDDLVAAAKDAEEFDYDMEISVNDAQQFETYLLVKNNEPDFIVSRAHGASVWGVKMGIPAIEAKISLEVFGYDGLVAFGRTVVNELENNNFVKKLGRRYVSPFTNKFESSKPQSYLMEVK from the coding sequence ATGGCATTACGTTTAGATATACCGGAATCGCAGAGTAGGGAACAGAGACTGGGATCCATTACAGGATATCATGGAACTTTTAAAAATCTGATAAATCAGGGATGCAGTGGTTGTCTTACAAATAAAAAACGCTGTTTCAGCACTGCCAGCAGTTGCAGTCATACCCATGCAGTGAACCAATTAGCTGCAATTAAAGATGTGGTTGTAGTGGATCATGCCCCTGCAGGGTGTTCTTCTGGAATGATTAATTTTAGTATTAACAGAAATCGTGTTAATTTTAATAAATCTGGAGAAAAGAAGCATTTGGTGGTGGTTTCCAGTAATATGAAAGAAAGTGATACTATTTTTGGAGGTATTAAAAAGTTAAAGAATGCCATTAGAGAAGCCTATAGAAGACATAAACCAAAGGCAATATATGTTTCAACAAGCTGTACTTCAAGTATTATAGGAGATGATGTAAATAGTGTTGTCCAGGAAATGTCTGAGGAACTTGGCATTGTAGTAGGATATGCAGCAAGTGAAGGAATTAAATCTAAAATATGGGCATCGGGATTTGATGCATACTGTCATGCTGTTGCCAATACTATAATTAAAGTGCCTAAAGAAAAGAAAAATACTATAAATTATATTGCATTTACTCGAATAGACAGAGAGAGAATGGATTATTATATTGAAAAACTTGGATTAAAAGTAGTTTATATAACGGGAAATTCAAGTATTGAAGATTATGAAAGAGCCTCAAAATCTATAGCATCTTTTGGTCAATGCGGTGCACAGTCAAGTTATCTGGCAGGTGCACTTGAGCAGCTGTTTGGAATTAAATATTTTCAGTCACATTTACCCTTTGGAGGAATAGGATTTGAACGATTTTACATGGATATAGCAAAATTCGTAAAAAAAGAAGATATTGCTAAAGAGGTTATTAGACAATATAGAGAAAAATATGAAAATGAATTGAATTATATAAAGAATAAATTAAAGGGTAAAACTGCCTTTGTAGCCTTAGGTGCAAGTTATGCCTTTGAATATACGAGAATTTTAAGAGAGCTCGGGGTCAAGGTACTACATACAGTAGCATATCATTACGATCCTAAACTTGACAATCAATCTGATGATTTAGTAGCAGCTGCAAAAGATGCAGAGGAGTTTGATTACGATATGGAAATAAGTGTGAATGACGCTCAGCAGTTTGAAACATACTTGCTGGTTAAAAATAATGAACCTGATTTTATTGTTTCAAGAGCTCATGGTGCCAGTGTATGGGGCGTAAAAATGGGAATACCAGCAATTGAAGCAAAAATATCACTAGAGGTGTTTGGGTATGATGGCCTAGTGGCCTTTGGAAGAACTGTTGTAAATGAACTGGAAAATAATAATTTTGTGAAAAAACTGGGAAGAAGATATGTATCACCTTTTACCAATAAATTTGAGAGCAGTAAACCACAATCATATTTAATGGAGGTGAAGTAA
- a CDS encoding ABC transporter permease, whose amino-acid sequence MIRESREHKEYIKAMKRHNIMVFFTRILILIGIFALWEAAGDLKWIDPFLISTPSRAFKSLVTIYEEGTLFSHIGITCMETILGFTIGTLLGTVIAVLLWWSNFVSRVLDPYLVVLNALPKVALAPIIIFWVGNGIKAIVVIALLISIVVTIISILDGFRQVDGDKIKLLKTFGANKGQILSNLIIPASIPTIVSALKISVGLSWVGVIMGEFLVAKQGLGFLIVYGGQISQLDMVMMSIIILAFLAYVMYEIVSLIEKKISSKFQQ is encoded by the coding sequence ATGATTCGGGAAAGTAGAGAACATAAAGAATATATAAAAGCCATGAAAAGACACAACATTATGGTTTTTTTTACGAGAATATTAATATTAATTGGAATATTTGCTCTGTGGGAAGCAGCGGGAGATTTAAAATGGATAGATCCTTTTCTTATAAGTACACCTTCAAGAGCCTTTAAAAGTCTAGTTACTATATATGAGGAAGGAACTCTATTTAGTCATATAGGTATAACTTGTATGGAAACAATTTTAGGATTTACTATTGGAACTTTACTCGGGACGGTAATTGCAGTACTTTTGTGGTGGTCTAATTTTGTATCAAGAGTTTTAGATCCCTATTTAGTGGTACTTAATGCACTGCCTAAAGTAGCTTTAGCACCAATTATAATATTCTGGGTAGGCAATGGAATAAAGGCCATAGTTGTAATTGCCCTTTTAATATCTATTGTAGTCACTATAATAAGTATTTTAGATGGATTCAGACAAGTAGATGGGGATAAAATAAAGCTTTTAAAAACCTTTGGAGCAAATAAGGGTCAGATTCTTTCCAATCTTATAATACCTGCTTCTATACCTACTATAGTTTCTGCACTTAAGATTAGTGTTGGACTTTCCTGGGTAGGAGTTATAATGGGAGAATTTCTTGTAGCTAAGCAGGGACTTGGATTTTTAATAGTTTATGGAGGACAGATATCCCAGCTTGATATGGTAATGATGAGCATAATAATTCTTGCATTTTTAGCCTATGTAATGTATGAAATAGTATCTTTAATAGAAAAGAAAATAAGTTCTAAATTTCAGCAATAA
- a CDS encoding ABC transporter ATP-binding protein has product MNKIDIQHIFVNYHSMKSETEAIKDISFKLKKGEFLSVVGPSGCGKSTLLNVICGLIKPSKGHIFMDGKEIKGLTTKIGYMFQRDHLFEWLTVWDNVCIGLKVQHKLTKENKDKLEDLLVHYGLEDFKNYHPSELSGGMRQRVALIRTLALDPEVLLLDEPFSALDYQSRLKASDEIFKIIKQENKTAIMVTHDISEAISMSGRVIVLSNRPARIKKDIAIDFQDDSLTPLNRREHPKFRYYFDSIWKEFDLNDSGK; this is encoded by the coding sequence ATGAATAAAATTGATATACAACATATATTTGTAAATTATCATTCTATGAAAAGTGAAACAGAAGCTATAAAAGATATAAGTTTTAAACTTAAGAAAGGTGAATTTTTAAGTGTTGTAGGACCTTCCGGCTGTGGTAAATCTACTCTTTTGAATGTAATATGCGGACTTATAAAGCCCTCTAAAGGACATATATTTATGGATGGCAAAGAGATTAAAGGATTGACTACAAAGATAGGTTATATGTTCCAAAGAGATCATCTTTTTGAGTGGCTTACAGTTTGGGACAATGTATGTATTGGCTTAAAAGTGCAGCACAAACTTACCAAAGAAAATAAAGATAAGCTTGAAGATTTATTAGTTCATTATGGTCTAGAGGACTTTAAGAATTATCATCCCAGTGAATTATCTGGTGGTATGAGGCAAAGAGTGGCACTAATAAGAACTTTGGCTCTTGATCCAGAAGTTCTACTACTGGATGAACCTTTTTCTGCACTAGATTATCAGAGCAGACTTAAAGCCAGTGATGAAATTTTTAAAATAATAAAGCAGGAAAATAAAACTGCCATAATGGTTACCCACGATATTTCAGAAGCCATTTCAATGTCTGGAAGAGTTATAGTTCTTTCAAACAGACCTGCTAGAATAAAAAAAGATATTGCTATAGATTTTCAGGATGACTCCCTGACTCCTTTAAACAGAAGAGAACATCCTAAGTTTAGATATTATTTTGATAGTATTTGGAAGGAGTTTGATTTAAATGATTCGGGAAAGTAG